In Cystobacter fuscus DSM 2262, the genomic stretch ACAGCGGCTTCACGTGCGCCTCGGTGGAGGAGGAACCCAGGTGCAGATCGCCCGCGGCGGAGACCGTCACGGGGGCCGCCCCCAGGCACAACAAGAGAAGCCCTAACATGGACATGGGACATGATGGCGCGGGTCTCGCCCGTCTTCACGGGGAGAATCCAGTCAGGTCACCAGGAGCTTCCCGTCAGGGGCCCCGATGCGAAAGACACCGCTGACGAAGAGCCGGCCATCACGTGTGCGCCTGGCGGGCAGGCGTCTGGTCTGGCCACCGGGTGTTCCCCGTTCGGCCCGGTTCGAGGAATTCGGGCGCAACGACAATGGCCTCTGGGGCCAGTTCATCCACGCCAGGGGGCGAGCCTCGATTTCATGGTCCTCCGAGGGGACCATCTTCTCGGAGCGCTACTTCGACGCCCAGGGCCGGGCGCACGGGCTCGAGGTGTCCCGCCACGACGACGGGACGGTGCAATGGCGGGTTCCCTGGGTCAGGGGACAGATGCACGGCCTCGCGCGGCAGTTCGATGAGGCGGGACGCGAACTCGTCCGGACGCGCTTCATCCGTGGCTCGGGAATCGACTTGTGGGTCAGTGGTGGCTTCATCTCCGAGCTTCGCGAGCACGAGAACAGCCAGCTGCATGGTGTCGAGCGCTGGGGACATCCGTTGTTCCCATACGAGGAAAATCACTACCTCCGCGGCAGGCGAGCGGGGATCTCCCGGCGGTGGAAGGGGTCCACCTTGGAGCCGGGATACCCGCACTACTTCGTCGACGACGAGGAGGTGTCCCGAGCGGAGTACCTTCGCGCACGCAAGACCAGACCGGAACTGCCAGCGTATCGCCGCCAGGATGACAGGCGTGAGCGCCCGATGCACGACGGGCTGCCGCACGCGTGGATACGAAAGGACATCCGGGCCCACCTGATGCGGATGCCAACTCCCGAGGACGGAATCGACTGAGGGCCGACGTTCTGTCAGCTCCCGCGCGCGCGCTCCTGACAAACCGGCGCATCGGAAGGGTGAGAGG encodes the following:
- a CDS encoding toxin-antitoxin system YwqK family antitoxin, with protein sequence MRKTPLTKSRPSRVRLAGRRLVWPPGVPRSARFEEFGRNDNGLWGQFIHARGRASISWSSEGTIFSERYFDAQGRAHGLEVSRHDDGTVQWRVPWVRGQMHGLARQFDEAGRELVRTRFIRGSGIDLWVSGGFISELREHENSQLHGVERWGHPLFPYEENHYLRGRRAGISRRWKGSTLEPGYPHYFVDDEEVSRAEYLRARKTRPELPAYRRQDDRRERPMHDGLPHAWIRKDIRAHLMRMPTPEDGID